Proteins found in one Seonamhaeicola sp. S2-3 genomic segment:
- the ilvB gene encoding biosynthetic-type acetolactate synthase large subunit produces MSNTQTIKKVENKAVKTERITGSEAIIKCLIAEGVDILYGYPGGAIMPVYDELFKYQDKIHHVLTRHEQGAAHAAQGYARISGKVGVAMATSGPGATNLITGIADAQIDSTPLVCITGQVFSHLLGSDAFQETDIVGISTPVTKWNHQITKAEDIPEVLAKAFYIAKSGRPGPVLIDITKDAQVQEFDFKYEKCTEVRSYNPVPKTNIESVKAAAKLINNAKKPLIVWGQGVILGEAEEELKAVVEKAGIPAAWTILGASALPTSHPLNVGMVGMHGNYAPNKLTNECDVLIAIGMRFDDRVTGDLKTYAKQAKVIHFDIDPAEIDKNVKTDVAVLGNSKESLALLLKELEENSHQEWHQKFKDLYKIEYEKVIKSDLLPEKEGLTMGEVLKEINTQTKGDAAIVSDVGQHQMIACRYAEFNKTKSNITSGGLGTMGFALPAAIGAKMAAPDREVVAIIGDGGYQMNIQELGTVFQQEVPVKIVVLNNEFLGMVRQWQQLFFDKRYASTEMTNPDFVTIAKGYRINAKRVTKREELADAVKDMIASKSSYFLEVCVEKEDNVFPMIPTGASVSDVRLS; encoded by the coding sequence TTTAAATATCAAGATAAAATACATCATGTATTAACGCGCCATGAGCAAGGAGCAGCACATGCAGCTCAAGGCTATGCAAGAATTTCAGGAAAGGTAGGTGTTGCTATGGCAACATCAGGACCAGGAGCAACTAACTTAATTACAGGAATAGCAGATGCTCAAATAGATTCTACACCATTGGTGTGTATTACGGGTCAGGTATTTTCGCATTTATTAGGAAGTGATGCGTTTCAAGAAACCGATATTGTTGGCATTTCTACACCAGTTACAAAATGGAATCACCAAATCACAAAAGCTGAAGATATTCCAGAGGTTTTAGCAAAGGCTTTTTATATAGCCAAAAGCGGAAGACCAGGACCTGTTTTAATTGATATAACTAAAGATGCTCAGGTTCAAGAATTCGATTTTAAATATGAAAAATGTACCGAAGTAAGAAGCTATAACCCAGTACCAAAAACTAATATAGAGTCTGTTAAAGCTGCAGCAAAACTTATTAATAATGCTAAAAAACCATTAATTGTTTGGGGACAAGGTGTTATTTTAGGTGAAGCCGAAGAAGAGCTTAAAGCAGTTGTTGAAAAAGCTGGTATTCCTGCGGCGTGGACTATTTTAGGGGCCTCTGCACTTCCAACATCACACCCATTAAATGTTGGTATGGTTGGTATGCATGGTAATTATGCTCCTAATAAATTAACAAATGAGTGCGATGTGCTTATTGCTATAGGTATGCGTTTTGACGATAGGGTTACAGGCGATTTAAAAACCTATGCAAAACAAGCTAAGGTAATTCACTTTGATATAGACCCAGCAGAAATTGATAAAAATGTAAAAACCGATGTTGCGGTTTTAGGTAACTCTAAAGAAAGTTTAGCGCTGTTATTAAAAGAGTTAGAAGAAAATTCTCACCAAGAGTGGCATCAAAAGTTTAAAGATTTATATAAAATTGAATACGAAAAAGTAATAAAATCAGATTTATTACCAGAAAAAGAAGGTTTAACCATGGGTGAGGTGCTTAAAGAAATTAACACCCAAACCAAAGGCGATGCCGCTATAGTTTCAGATGTTGGGCAACATCAAATGATAGCTTGTCGTTATGCCGAATTCAATAAAACAAAAAGTAATATTACATCTGGAGGCTTAGGTACTATGGGATTTGCATTACCAGCAGCCATAGGAGCTAAAATGGCAGCACCTGATCGTGAAGTAGTTGCAATTATTGGCGATGGTGGTTACCAAATGAATATTCAGGAATTAGGTACCGTTTTTCAACAAGAAGTACCAGTAAAAATTGTAGTTTTGAATAATGAATTTTTAGGAATGGTACGCCAATGGCAACAGCTGTTTTTTGATAAGCGATATGCATCAACAGAAATGACTAATCCAGATTTTGTTACTATTGCTAAAGGGTATCGTATAAATGCTAAACGAGTTACTAAACGAGAAGAATTAGCAGATGCCGTAAAAGACATGATTGCTTCAAAATCGTCTTACTTTTTAGAAGTTTGTGTTGAAAAAGAAGATAATGTATTCCCAATGATACCAACTGGAGCTTCAGTTTCAGATGTTAGATTGAGTTAA
- the ilvN gene encoding acetolactate synthase small subunit yields MNEEIKTLTISIYTENNIGLLNRISAIFQRRHINIESLTTSQSEIENVNRFVIVVKISETQAKKIVGQIEKQVEVIKAYYHDEHETIFTESCMFKIKSELLFEEPQIQNIIKESDTRIVTVNKQFFVLEKSGRRHEIEALRRDLSAFGIMQFVRSGRIAVTKDEMKITELLDGVKNK; encoded by the coding sequence ATGAACGAAGAAATAAAAACACTTACGATTTCAATTTATACCGAAAATAATATAGGTTTATTAAATCGTATATCCGCTATTTTTCAGCGCAGACATATTAATATAGAAAGTTTAACAACATCACAATCAGAAATTGAAAATGTAAACCGTTTTGTTATTGTTGTTAAAATATCAGAAACCCAAGCTAAAAAAATAGTAGGGCAAATAGAGAAGCAAGTAGAGGTTATAAAGGCTTATTATCATGATGAACATGAAACAATTTTTACAGAATCATGTATGTTTAAAATTAAGTCTGAATTACTGTTTGAAGAACCTCAAATACAAAATATCATCAAAGAAAGTGATACTAGAATTGTAACTGTAAACAAGCAGTTTTTTGTTTTAGAAAAATCTGGAAGACGCCATGAAATTGAAGCATTACGCAGAGATTTAAGCGCCTTTGGTATTATGCAATTTGTACGTTCTGGTAGAATTGCTGTTACTAAAGATGAAATGAAAATAACAGAATTATTAGACGGAGTTAAAAATAAATAA
- the ilvC gene encoding ketol-acid reductoisomerase: MGNYFNTLSLRDKLEQLSKCRFMDSSEFGDGVNALKGKKIVIVGCGAQGLNQGLNMRDSGLDISYALREAAIKEKRASFVNATENGFTVGTYEELIPTADLVLNLTPDKQHSNVVKAVMPLMKKGATLSYSHGFNIVEEGMQIREDLTVIMCAPKSPGSEVREEYKRGFGVPTLIAVHPENDPEGKGLAQAKAYAVATGGDRAGVLESSFVAEVKSDLMGEQTILCGLLQTGSILCFDKMVEKGIEPGYASKLIQYGWETITEGLKYGGITNMMDRLSNPAKIKAFELSEELKDIMRPLFQKHMDDIMEGRFSSGMMEDWANGDEKLLTWRAETAETAFEKTPAADVEITEQEYYDNGVLMVAFVRAGVELAFEAMTESGIIDASAYYESLHETPLIANTIARKKLFEMNRVISDTAEYGCYLFDHACKPLLADFMKTIDTDVIGKPYAKDNGEGVDNARLIEINAALRSHPVEKVGTFLRASMTAMKPIV; the protein is encoded by the coding sequence ATGGGAAATTATTTTAACACTTTATCGCTAAGAGACAAATTAGAGCAATTATCAAAGTGTAGGTTTATGGATTCTTCAGAGTTTGGAGATGGTGTAAATGCCTTAAAAGGAAAAAAGATAGTTATAGTAGGTTGTGGAGCGCAAGGACTTAACCAAGGTTTAAACATGAGAGATTCTGGTTTAGATATTTCTTATGCACTACGTGAAGCTGCTATAAAAGAAAAACGAGCTTCTTTTGTAAATGCTACAGAAAACGGATTTACTGTAGGTACTTACGAGGAGTTAATTCCAACAGCCGATTTGGTTTTAAACTTAACACCAGACAAGCAGCACTCAAACGTTGTTAAAGCAGTAATGCCATTAATGAAAAAAGGAGCAACCTTGTCATATTCTCATGGTTTTAATATTGTTGAAGAAGGTATGCAAATTCGTGAAGACCTTACTGTGATTATGTGTGCACCAAAATCACCAGGTTCTGAGGTGCGCGAAGAATATAAAAGAGGTTTTGGTGTACCAACACTTATTGCAGTTCACCCAGAAAATGACCCAGAAGGTAAAGGTTTAGCGCAAGCAAAAGCCTATGCTGTAGCAACAGGAGGAGATAGAGCAGGTGTATTAGAGTCGTCTTTTGTTGCTGAGGTAAAAAGTGATTTAATGGGAGAGCAAACCATTTTATGTGGATTATTACAAACAGGATCTATCCTTTGTTTCGATAAAATGGTTGAAAAAGGAATTGAGCCAGGATATGCTTCTAAATTAATTCAATACGGATGGGAAACCATTACAGAAGGTCTTAAATATGGTGGTATTACCAATATGATGGATAGACTTTCTAACCCAGCAAAAATAAAAGCATTTGAATTATCTGAAGAATTAAAAGATATCATGCGTCCACTGTTCCAAAAACATATGGATGATATTATGGAAGGACGTTTTTCTAGCGGAATGATGGAAGATTGGGCTAATGGAGATGAAAAATTATTAACATGGAGAGCCGAAACTGCAGAAACTGCTTTTGAAAAAACTCCAGCTGCTGATGTAGAAATAACAGAACAAGAATACTATGACAATGGCGTGCTAATGGTAGCTTTTGTTAGAGCTGGTGTAGAGTTGGCTTTTGAAGCTATGACAGAATCTGGAATTATTGATGCTTCTGCATACTATGAGTCTTTACATGAAACACCACTTATTGCAAATACCATAGCAAGAAAGAAATTATTTGAAATGAATCGTGTAATTTCTGATACTGCAGAGTACGGATGTTATTTATTTGATCATGCTTGTAAACCGTTATTAGCAGACTTTATGAAAACCATTGATACAGATGTTATTGGCAAACCATATGCAAAAGATAACGGAGAAGGAGTTGATAATGCTAGATTAATTGAAATTAATGCCGCTTTAAGATCGCATCCTGTTGAAAAAGTAGGAACCTTTTTAAGAGCATCAATGACAGCTATGAAACCAATAGTTTAA
- the ilvA gene encoding threonine ammonia-lyase IlvA — protein sequence MQKENIAYFPDIKDVVLAAQAIKKVSALTPLNYGTRFSNKYNANVYFKREDLQQVRSYKIRGAYNKISSLSENESKNGVVCASAGNHAQGVALSCKLLKIKGTIYMPTPTPNQKIEQVKMFGGEFINIKLEGDTFDDAYHAAVIECKQKEKVFIHPFDDEKVIEGQATIGLEILEQAEKPIDYIFIPVGGGGLAAGLSSVFKTLSPKTKIIGVEPEGAPSMKVSIENNKNTELKEMEKFVDGAAVKRVGDLTFPICKQNLDEMITVPEGKVCETILELYNKDAIVVEPAGALSISALDFYTEKIKGKNVVCLISGSNNDITRTPEIQERALLYANLKHYFIVKFPQRAGALKEFVVDILGKDDDITYFEYAKKTNRENGRAVVGIQLKSSDDLNPLIGRMKAHNFYGDYLNDKPDLFQFLV from the coding sequence ATGCAAAAGGAAAACATAGCATATTTTCCAGATATAAAAGATGTGGTACTTGCAGCTCAAGCTATTAAAAAAGTGTCAGCACTTACTCCCTTAAATTATGGGACAAGATTTTCAAACAAGTACAACGCCAATGTATATTTTAAGAGAGAAGACCTCCAGCAAGTTCGTTCTTATAAAATAAGAGGGGCATACAACAAAATAAGTTCATTATCAGAAAATGAATCTAAGAACGGTGTAGTTTGCGCAAGTGCAGGTAATCATGCACAAGGAGTAGCACTTTCTTGTAAGTTATTAAAGATTAAAGGAACTATTTATATGCCAACGCCTACGCCAAATCAAAAAATAGAACAGGTAAAAATGTTTGGTGGCGAATTTATCAACATAAAATTAGAAGGAGATACTTTTGATGATGCATATCATGCAGCAGTAATTGAATGTAAGCAAAAGGAAAAAGTGTTTATTCATCCATTTGATGATGAAAAAGTTATTGAAGGGCAAGCAACCATTGGTTTAGAAATTTTAGAGCAAGCAGAAAAACCTATTGATTATATTTTTATTCCTGTTGGAGGTGGCGGATTAGCAGCAGGATTATCATCTGTATTTAAAACCTTATCACCAAAAACAAAAATTATTGGAGTAGAACCAGAGGGAGCACCATCTATGAAAGTTTCTATAGAAAATAATAAGAATACCGAGTTGAAAGAAATGGAAAAATTTGTTGATGGAGCAGCAGTTAAAAGAGTTGGTGACTTAACGTTTCCTATTTGTAAACAGAATTTAGATGAGATGATTACTGTGCCAGAAGGTAAAGTTTGTGAAACCATTTTAGAACTCTATAATAAAGATGCCATTGTTGTAGAGCCAGCAGGCGCTTTAAGTATTTCGGCTTTAGATTTTTACACTGAAAAAATTAAAGGCAAAAATGTTGTTTGCCTAATAAGCGGAAGTAATAATGATATTACCAGAACCCCAGAAATTCAAGAACGGGCTTTATTATATGCCAACTTAAAGCATTATTTTATTGTAAAATTTCCACAGCGTGCAGGAGCATTAAAAGAGTTTGTAGTAGATATTTTGGGTAAAGATGATGATATCACCTATTTTGAATATGCTAAAAAAACAAACCGAGAAAATGGTAGAGCTGTAGTAGGTATTCAATTAAAATCTTCTGATGATTTAAATCCTTTAATAGGAAGAATGAAAGCGCATAATTTTTATGGAGATTACCTAAATGATAAACCAGATTTGTTTCAATTTTTGGTTTAA
- a CDS encoding NADP-dependent glyceraldehyde-3-phosphate dehydrogenase: protein MATQFKEIPDAYKITSLLHQNTYLVNGELKNWDGETAKVYSTISSTSEYKQTLLGTVPQLGEKEALEALHSATSAYSNGKGLWPTMKVADRIACMESFVEHMQTKREEVVKLLMWEIGKSLPDSEKEFDRTVDYIYDTIEAYKQIDRDSAKFEKHSGVYAHIRRGPLGVVLCLGPYNYPLNETFTLLIPALIMGNPVIFKPAKLGVLLISPLLEAFQASFPEGVVNIVYGRGRTLATPIMKSGKIDVLALIGNSKSANALQAQHPKGNRLRMVLGLEAKNPAIVLPDADLDLAVDECIAGTLSFNGQRCTALKVLYVHESIVEEFNRRFAYKVDQLKFGNPWEEGVKLTPLPEVDKPSYIKELIDDALDKGAKILNKKGGEISENFIFPAVLYPVNKEMRVFQEEQFGPVIPVVSFSDIEEPLDDMAESNYGQQVSLFGKNIQTLSPLIDTLVNLVCRVNLNSSCQRGPDVYPFTGRKDSAFGTLSVHDALRSFSIRTFVASKDNEYNNAILTDLLEQKTSNFISTDYIL from the coding sequence ATGGCAACTCAATTTAAAGAAATTCCAGACGCTTATAAAATTACATCGCTTTTACACCAAAACACATATTTGGTAAATGGTGAACTGAAAAATTGGGATGGTGAAACCGCTAAGGTTTATTCAACAATATCTTCAACTTCAGAATATAAGCAAACACTTTTAGGAACTGTTCCGCAGTTAGGAGAAAAAGAGGCTTTAGAAGCACTTCATTCAGCAACATCAGCTTATAGCAACGGAAAAGGGCTATGGCCAACAATGAAAGTGGCCGATAGAATTGCCTGTATGGAGTCTTTTGTAGAGCATATGCAAACCAAAAGAGAAGAGGTTGTAAAACTTTTAATGTGGGAAATAGGGAAAAGCTTACCAGATTCTGAAAAAGAATTTGATAGAACGGTAGATTATATTTATGATACTATTGAAGCTTATAAACAAATAGACAGAGATTCAGCTAAGTTTGAAAAACATTCTGGGGTGTATGCTCATATTCGTCGCGGACCTCTAGGAGTAGTACTTTGTTTAGGACCCTATAATTACCCTTTAAATGAAACATTTACGTTATTAATTCCGGCCTTAATAATGGGTAATCCTGTTATATTTAAGCCAGCAAAATTAGGTGTTTTGTTAATATCGCCTTTGTTAGAAGCTTTTCAGGCTAGTTTTCCAGAAGGCGTAGTTAATATTGTTTATGGGCGCGGACGTACTTTGGCTACACCAATAATGAAATCTGGTAAAATTGATGTGCTAGCATTAATAGGAAATAGTAAATCTGCTAATGCATTACAAGCACAACACCCAAAAGGAAATAGGTTAAGAATGGTTTTAGGTCTAGAAGCTAAAAACCCAGCAATAGTATTACCAGATGCCGATTTAGATTTAGCAGTTGATGAATGTATAGCCGGAACCTTATCTTTTAATGGGCAGCGTTGTACCGCTTTAAAAGTATTGTATGTACATGAGTCTATAGTTGAAGAATTTAATAGACGGTTTGCCTACAAAGTAGATCAACTTAAATTTGGAAACCCTTGGGAAGAAGGTGTAAAATTAACACCACTACCAGAGGTAGATAAACCATCATATATTAAAGAATTGATTGATGATGCTTTAGATAAAGGCGCAAAAATATTGAATAAAAAAGGTGGTGAAATTTCCGAAAACTTCATCTTTCCAGCTGTTTTATATCCTGTTAATAAAGAGATGAGAGTTTTTCAAGAAGAACAATTTGGACCAGTAATACCTGTAGTATCTTTTTCTGATATTGAAGAACCTCTTGATGATATGGCAGAGTCTAATTACGGACAACAAGTAAGTTTGTTTGGTAAAAATATTCAAACCCTTTCTCCTCTAATTGATACTTTAGTTAATTTAGTTTGTAGGGTGAATTTAAATAGTTCTTGCCAAAGAGGTCCAGATGTATATCCGTTTACAGGAAGAAAAGATTCTGCTTTTGGTACCTTAAGTGTTCATGATGCCTTACGTTCATTTTCAATAAGAACTTTTGTGGCTTCAAAAGATAATGAGTATAACAATGCTATTCTAACAGATCTTTTAGAGCAAAAAACCTCTAACTTTATTAGTACAGATTATATTTTATAA
- a CDS encoding c-type cytochrome — protein MKVLKSVLVFAFSGLMLAGCGDKEEKKKEGFSYEKTKTETVKQVNQEASKIDETEVQKLLTKNTCVACHSADKKLIGPSFKDIAKRNYSDERIVELIYKPEPGNWPEYSVPMAPLPNVPKNEALKIASWINSLN, from the coding sequence ATGAAAGTATTAAAGAGTGTGCTAGTATTTGCCTTTTCAGGTCTTATGTTAGCAGGGTGTGGTGACAAAGAAGAGAAAAAGAAAGAAGGATTTTCTTATGAAAAAACAAAAACAGAAACAGTAAAACAGGTCAACCAAGAAGCATCTAAAATAGACGAAACAGAAGTACAAAAATTATTAACAAAAAACACTTGTGTTGCTTGTCATAGTGCAGACAAAAAATTAATAGGGCCTTCATTTAAAGATATAGCTAAAAGAAATTATTCAGACGAAAGAATTGTAGAACTTATTTATAAACCAGAACCAGGAAATTGGCCAGAATATTCTGTTCCAATGGCACCGTTACCCAATGTTCCTAAAAATGAGGCTTTAAAAATAGCTTCTTGGATTAATTCTTTAAACTAG
- a CDS encoding GNAT family N-acetyltransferase: protein MNSILNIDKNIVVEEAKSYCDLQGLEVVFTYEISKTNLQIISERTKNLPAMYHASVGMLQDRLKNGCYLLMKDGEIYGHIFAHRHTIDKYSVFERSSLWVHKAYRNHNLGLLLMDCLTKKFSKEFLISIAQDATVHHNNELLGMQFITLKDLSPVLIETLEKLGKLRDEYKYKYYVNPYFESKINQFNKILKNKI, encoded by the coding sequence ATGAATTCAATATTGAATATAGATAAAAATATTGTGGTTGAGGAAGCTAAGTCCTATTGTGATTTACAAGGTTTAGAAGTTGTTTTTACTTATGAGATTTCAAAAACTAATTTGCAGATAATCTCAGAAAGAACAAAAAATCTTCCTGCAATGTATCATGCCAGTGTAGGTATGTTACAAGATCGTTTAAAAAATGGTTGTTATCTTTTAATGAAAGATGGCGAAATCTATGGGCATATTTTTGCTCATAGGCATACTATTGATAAATATTCGGTTTTTGAGCGCTCGTCTTTGTGGGTGCATAAAGCTTACAGAAACCATAATTTAGGACTACTTTTAATGGATTGCTTAACCAAAAAATTCTCTAAAGAATTTCTTATTTCAATAGCTCAAGATGCTACTGTGCACCACAACAATGAGTTATTAGGTATGCAGTTTATTACGCTAAAAGATTTGTCTCCAGTTTTAATTGAAACCTTAGAAAAACTAGGTAAGCTAAGAGACGAATACAAATACAAATATTACGTTAATCCATATTTCGAATCTAAAATAAATCAATTTAATAAGATTCTTAAAAATAAAATTTAA
- a CDS encoding argininosuccinate synthase codes for MKKLVIAYSGGLDTSYCAVSLSKEYEVHAVSVNTGGFTQAEIDHIESNAYKMGVATYKNINAIATFYQKVVKYLIFGNVLKNNTYPLSVSAERIIQAIEIVEYAKSIGAEYIAHGSTGAGNDQVRFDMIFQTLAPNIKIITPIRDEQLTRQQEIDYLKENGIDMSWEKAKYSINKGLWGTSVGGAETLTSEKPLPDEAYPSQLKHAEEEKVKLTFNKGELVAVNGVENNPEVNIEVLNNLASGYAIGRDIHVGDTIVGIKGRVGFEAAAALITIKAHHLLEKHTLTKWQLQHKEYIASFYGMHLHEGQYLDPVMRDMEAFLQSSQEKVTGDVTVTLKPYHFDLDGISSEHDLMSAKFGSYGEENKAWTADDAKGFIKILGNQNKIYQQVNS; via the coding sequence ATGAAAAAGTTAGTTATAGCCTACAGTGGCGGCTTAGATACATCATATTGTGCGGTAAGTTTATCAAAAGAATATGAAGTACATGCAGTAAGTGTAAATACAGGAGGATTTACCCAAGCAGAAATAGATCATATAGAAAGTAACGCCTATAAAATGGGGGTTGCTACCTACAAAAACATTAATGCCATAGCTACGTTTTACCAAAAAGTAGTAAAGTATTTAATTTTTGGTAACGTATTAAAAAACAATACCTACCCATTATCGGTTAGTGCAGAACGTATTATTCAAGCTATTGAAATTGTAGAATACGCTAAAAGTATAGGCGCAGAATATATTGCTCATGGAAGCACAGGTGCAGGAAATGATCAAGTAAGGTTTGATATGATTTTTCAAACTTTAGCACCAAATATTAAAATTATAACACCCATTAGAGACGAGCAATTAACCAGACAACAAGAAATAGACTATTTAAAGGAAAATGGTATTGATATGTCTTGGGAAAAAGCAAAATACTCCATTAACAAAGGACTTTGGGGAACTAGTGTTGGTGGTGCCGAAACCTTAACTTCAGAAAAACCATTACCAGATGAAGCGTATCCGTCGCAATTAAAACACGCCGAAGAAGAAAAAGTTAAGCTTACATTTAATAAAGGTGAGTTGGTAGCTGTAAACGGTGTAGAAAACAATCCTGAAGTTAATATTGAAGTGTTAAACAATTTAGCATCGGGCTATGCTATTGGTAGAGATATTCATGTAGGCGATACTATAGTAGGTATTAAAGGTAGAGTAGGGTTTGAAGCTGCAGCTGCCTTAATTACTATTAAAGCTCATCATTTATTAGAAAAACACACATTAACTAAATGGCAATTACAACATAAAGAATACATAGCAAGTTTTTATGGTATGCATTTACATGAAGGGCAATATTTAGACCCTGTAATGAGAGATATGGAAGCCTTTTTACAAAGCAGTCAAGAAAAAGTAACTGGCGATGTAACTGTAACATTAAAACCTTACCATTTTGATTTAGATGGTATTAGCTCTGAACACGATTTAATGAGTGCTAAATTTGGTAGTTATGGTGAAGAAAACAAAGCGTGGACAGCAGATGACGCTAAAGGATTTATTAAAATTCTTGGAAATCAAAATAAAATATATCAACAGGTAAATAGTTAG
- the argC gene encoding N-acetyl-gamma-glutamyl-phosphate reductase → MKKIQVGIIGGAGYTAGELIRLLINHPEAEIDFVYSTSNAGNQISKVHQDLVGTLNKTFTDTVNPNVDVLFLCLGHGNSVKFLSANKFSDNTKIIDLGNDFRLEADKVFEGKTFVYGLPELNKSDIESANYIANPGCFATSIQLGLLPLANAGLLHKDVHINAVTGATGAGTSLSATTHYTWRDNNFSYYKPFTHQHLGEINQSVKQLQNSFNSDILFMPNRGNFSRGIFATIYTDFEGTIEEAKTIYKEFYKDAVFTFISDDFLHLKQVVNTNKCLVHLHIHEGKLLITSIIDNLLKGASGQAVQNMNLMFGLEETTGLELKATYF, encoded by the coding sequence ATGAAAAAAATACAAGTTGGAATTATTGGTGGTGCTGGTTATACTGCCGGAGAATTAATAAGATTGTTAATTAACCACCCTGAAGCCGAAATAGATTTTGTTTACAGTACAAGTAATGCTGGTAACCAAATTAGTAAGGTACACCAAGATTTAGTAGGTACGTTAAATAAAACCTTTACAGATACTGTAAACCCTAATGTAGATGTGTTATTTTTATGTTTAGGGCATGGTAATTCGGTTAAGTTTTTATCGGCTAACAAATTTTCTGATAACACTAAAATTATTGACTTAGGAAATGATTTTAGATTGGAAGCCGATAAAGTTTTTGAAGGAAAAACTTTTGTTTATGGGTTACCAGAACTTAATAAATCTGATATAGAATCTGCCAATTATATTGCCAACCCAGGTTGTTTTGCTACCAGTATTCAGTTAGGGTTGTTGCCTTTGGCAAATGCAGGTTTGTTACATAAAGATGTGCATATAAATGCGGTTACAGGCGCTACAGGTGCAGGAACTTCATTGTCTGCTACCACACATTATACCTGGAGAGATAACAATTTTTCATATTATAAACCCTTTACGCATCAGCATTTAGGAGAAATCAATCAATCGGTAAAACAATTGCAAAATAGTTTCAATTCAGATATTTTATTTATGCCGAATAGAGGAAATTTTTCAAGAGGTATTTTTGCAACCATTTATACTGATTTTGAAGGTACTATTGAAGAAGCTAAAACTATTTATAAAGAGTTTTATAAAGATGCTGTTTTTACTTTTATAAGCGACGATTTTTTACATCTTAAACAGGTAGTAAACACCAATAAATGTTTAGTGCATTTACATATACACGAAGGTAAATTATTAATAACCAGTATTATTGATAATTTATTAAAAGGTGCATCGGGGCAAGCGGTTCAGAATATGAATTTAATGTTTGGCTTAGAAGAAACCACAGGTTTAGAATTAAAAGCAACATATTTTTAG
- the proC gene encoding pyrroline-5-carboxylate reductase, whose protein sequence is MKIAIIGTGNLGSSIAKGLIKNKSFTSLYLSDKNTSAVKSFEDEDYVTITNYNKEAVMNSDVIIFALQPKHVESVLEEVESVITKKHLIMSVAAGFAISKIESVIGVDKHIIRVMPNTAISIGKSMTCLSPNAIGEEKIELAKTIFNQLGTTMVIPEEQIQAATVICASGIAFWMRLVRATTQGAIQLGFEAEEAHQLALQTCYGAASLLKESGRHPEAEIDRVTTPSGCTIAGLNEMEHQGLSSALIQGINASFEKINEIKNG, encoded by the coding sequence ATGAAAATAGCCATTATAGGAACAGGAAATTTAGGTAGTTCTATAGCTAAGGGACTTATTAAAAACAAGTCGTTCACCTCTTTGTACTTAAGTGATAAAAATACGTCTGCGGTTAAAAGTTTTGAAGATGAAGATTATGTAACTATTACCAATTACAACAAAGAAGCGGTAATGAATTCTGATGTCATAATTTTTGCATTACAACCAAAGCATGTAGAAAGTGTATTAGAGGAAGTAGAATCTGTAATTACCAAAAAACATTTAATTATGTCGGTAGCCGCAGGATTTGCCATTTCTAAAATAGAAAGTGTTATTGGAGTCGATAAACACATTATTCGTGTTATGCCTAATACGGCCATTTCTATTGGGAAATCTATGACTTGTTTGTCGCCCAATGCAATAGGTGAGGAAAAAATAGAGCTTGCTAAAACCATTTTTAACCAATTAGGAACTACTATGGTAATTCCAGAAGAGCAAATACAGGCAGCAACGGTTATTTGTGCTAGTGGTATTGCTTTTTGGATGCGTTTAGTACGTGCTACCACACAAGGTGCTATTCAGTTAGGTTTTGAGGCAGAAGAAGCGCATCAGTTAGCACTACAAACCTGTTACGGGGCGGCTAGTTTATTAAAAGAATCTGGAAGACATCCTGAAGCAGAAATTGATAGGGTAACTACTCCAAGTGGTTGTACCATTGCGGGGTTAAATGAAATGGAACATCAAGGATTGAGTTCTGCTTTAATACAAGGAATTAACGCTTCTTTTGAAAAAATTAATGAAATAAAAAACGGTTGA